Proteins from a single region of Stigmatella erecta:
- a CDS encoding DUF3649 domain-containing protein, whose product MISVNRSVGAAREVALRIVAAALGGFALAYTATAFLSVWLPLARTDRVMFASLASFAVYTGAILYAFAARTAWRACWVLFGLSSLLALGAFLPGGLGARP is encoded by the coding sequence ATGATCTCCGTGAACAGGTCCGTGGGCGCCGCGAGGGAGGTAGCCCTGCGCATCGTGGCGGCGGCGCTGGGCGGCTTCGCCCTGGCGTACACCGCCACCGCCTTCCTCAGCGTCTGGCTGCCGCTGGCCCGCACCGACCGGGTGATGTTCGCCAGCCTCGCCTCGTTCGCCGTCTATACCGGGGCCATCCTCTATGCCTTCGCCGCCCGGACGGCCTGGCGGGCCTGCTGGGTCCTGTTCGGGCTGAGCAGCCTGCTGGCGCTGGGGGCCTTCCTGCCCGGCGGCCTGGGAGCCCGGCCATGA